Proteins encoded together in one Lagopus muta isolate bLagMut1 chromosome 3, bLagMut1 primary, whole genome shotgun sequence window:
- the RNF144B gene encoding E3 ubiquitin-protein ligase RNF144B: protein MGSAGKPSPDTMTADKSEAGDLALEPLLTCKLCLCEYSLDKMTTLQECHCIFCTSCLKQYMQLAIQEGCGSPITCPDMLCVNHGTLQEAEIAYLVPVDQFQLFKRLKFEREVHLDPQRTWCPAADCQTVCCIGPNESGAPVPVECPACHMMFCSSCKEAWHPQRPCPENQALVTTEQGSLIGTETEAPIKQCPVCRIYIERNEGCAQMMCKNCKHTFCWYCLQNLDNDIFLRHYDKGPCRNKLGHSRASVMWNRTQVVGILVGLGIIALVTSPLLLVASPCIICCICKSCRSKKKKHSLPTT, encoded by the exons ATGGGCTCTGCGGGGAAGCCTAGCCCTGACACCATGACAGCTGACAAGTCAGAAGCTGGAGACTTAGCGCTGGAGCCCCTGCTCACTTGCAAGCTATGTCTCTGTGAATATTCCCTGGATAAGATGACCACTCTGCAGGAATGCCACTGCATCTTTTGTACATCG TGCCTGAAACAGTACATGCAGCTGGCCATTCAAGAAGGTTGTGGTTCTCCTATCACTTGTCCAGACATGCTCTGTGTGAACCATGGGACCCTACAAGAAGCCGAG ATTGCCTATTTGGTACCAGTTGACCAGTTTCAGCTATTCAAGAGGCTGAAATTTGAACGTG aagtcCATTTGGACCCTCAGAGAACATGGTGTCCTGCAGCAGACTGCCAAACGGTGTGCTGCATTGGACCAAATGAGTCGGGAGCGCCGGTGCCGGTGGAGTGCCCAGCCTGCCACATGATGTTCTGCTCCTCTTGTAAAGAGGCATGGCACCCACAGCGCCCATGCCCAGAAAACCAAGCTCTGGTAACAACAGAGCAGGG ATCACTTATTGGAACTGAGACAGAAGCACCAATTAAGCAGTGCCCAGTTTGTCGGATCTATATTGAGAGAAATGAGGGCTGTGCTCAGATGATGTGCAAGAACTGCAAGCACACGTTTTGCTGGTACTGCCTACAGAACTTGGAT aatgacaTCTTCTTAAGGCATTACGACAAAGGCCCTTGCAGAAACAAGCTCGGCCACTCGCGTGCTTCGGTGATGTGGAACAGGACGCAG GTTGTAGGGATCCTCGTTGGACTAGGTATCATAGCACTGGTGACCTCTCCCTTGCTGCTTGTGGCATCTCCATGCATCATCTGCTGCATTTGCAAATCTTGCcgaagcaaaaagaaaaagcacagcctACCTACAACCTAA